One Alicyclobacillus vulcanalis genomic window carries:
- a CDS encoding alpha/beta hydrolase: MDLETTVLAMSELKPTVPVVTSEVYRVAKRPLRIHFVRPAVPTGADYPCVLFIQGCAFGAAGPQNLLQSAPQILYLVEQGFVVGSVEHTYSYEAPFPAAVQDVFEAVRYVKKHAQRLAVNCARIGVWGASSGGNLAAMIGTAGMLNEFPGNIEDEDPSVRAVVDWFGPTDFLRMNEQGSQQDHDSPDSPESRYIGAPIQQVPEKALKANPITYLKPGVDYPSFLIMHGDQDPLVPYGQSVLLYNALRQLGQDATLIRLVNEGHGTPGFSDERILRLIVDFFRRHLA, encoded by the coding sequence ATGGATTTGGAGACCACCGTACTTGCGATGAGCGAACTCAAACCCACCGTGCCTGTGGTGACCTCCGAGGTCTATCGTGTGGCGAAGCGGCCATTGCGCATTCACTTCGTACGTCCCGCTGTGCCAACCGGAGCCGATTATCCTTGTGTGTTGTTTATCCAGGGATGTGCTTTCGGGGCTGCCGGTCCTCAAAACCTGCTGCAAAGCGCACCTCAAATCCTATACCTTGTCGAACAGGGCTTTGTGGTTGGAAGCGTGGAGCATACGTACAGCTACGAGGCGCCGTTTCCGGCTGCTGTACAAGACGTGTTCGAGGCTGTTCGATATGTTAAAAAGCATGCACAGCGGCTGGCCGTGAATTGCGCACGTATTGGTGTTTGGGGCGCATCTTCCGGGGGGAACCTGGCTGCTATGATCGGGACAGCCGGGATGTTGAATGAATTCCCAGGAAACATTGAGGATGAGGATCCCTCGGTTCGAGCTGTTGTGGATTGGTTTGGGCCAACCGATTTCCTCAGAATGAACGAGCAAGGGTCCCAGCAAGACCACGATAGTCCCGACTCTCCAGAATCGAGGTACATCGGTGCCCCGATACAACAAGTCCCCGAAAAGGCGCTCAAGGCGAATCCGATCACGTACCTGAAGCCTGGGGTAGACTATCCGTCGTTCCTCATCATGCACGGGGATCAGGATCCACTTGTCCCTTATGGACAGAGCGTTTTGCTTTACAATGCCCTTCGCCAACTGGGACAGGATGCTACCCTCATTAGACTGGTGAACGAAGGACATGGAACACCCGGTTTTTCAGACGAGCGCATCCTTCGTCTCATCGTCGACTTCTTTAGAAGGCATTTGGCCTGA
- a CDS encoding MFS transporter: MKSSGSKYENLIVALMCVVYGLVFADRFGITNLFPQIARSLHLNDTQLGETMSAVALAWGFGAVVFAYVSDIIGNKKRMLIALVLVFSISTLFSGLATSFIGLLLARVLLGAAEGPTIPLVQSTVLMESSPHRKGRNTGLPIATSALFNAITPILLVCIATRWGWRYGLFVITIPGLIVALFLARFMKEPLRQDVPSGSAPGRVRWADVRVVLRSRNVWLSMCIAIFFVGGCIATLNTFMPLYLVKVGHVSQSTAALVVSFYGIMSILGNILLPSLSDKIDRKKAFLIASFLSTLSPVPFIAFANRVPLMLLAIFVLSLGQGIASMCMFVIPGESVPPRFIATAQALPNFVGEVVGGTIGSIVAGWLGDHFGLRVTMIVDIAIIGMTFVLGLGYKETALELNQASHELNTAQ, translated from the coding sequence ATGAAATCGTCAGGTTCGAAATACGAAAATCTAATAGTTGCTCTCATGTGTGTCGTGTATGGTTTGGTGTTTGCAGATCGGTTTGGAATTACGAACCTCTTTCCACAAATCGCGCGTTCTCTCCACTTGAATGACACGCAGCTTGGCGAGACCATGTCGGCGGTCGCGCTGGCATGGGGATTTGGCGCTGTCGTCTTCGCCTATGTGTCTGATATCATAGGGAATAAGAAACGGATGTTAATTGCTCTCGTCCTTGTGTTTTCGATATCCACTTTGTTCAGCGGGCTTGCAACATCGTTCATTGGGTTGCTTTTGGCGCGTGTCCTGCTTGGAGCCGCCGAGGGTCCGACGATTCCGCTCGTTCAATCGACGGTTCTCATGGAGTCCAGTCCCCACCGAAAAGGGCGGAACACGGGGCTGCCCATAGCCACTTCGGCTTTATTTAATGCAATCACTCCGATTCTTTTGGTCTGTATTGCCACGCGATGGGGCTGGAGGTATGGCTTGTTCGTCATCACAATACCGGGACTCATTGTGGCGTTGTTTCTGGCGCGTTTCATGAAGGAACCCCTCCGACAAGATGTGCCTTCGGGCTCCGCACCAGGGAGAGTTCGATGGGCCGATGTTCGCGTTGTGCTCCGCTCCCGGAACGTATGGCTGTCGATGTGTATTGCAATATTTTTTGTCGGTGGTTGTATTGCCACGTTAAACACGTTTATGCCACTCTATTTGGTGAAAGTCGGACATGTAAGCCAGAGTACAGCAGCCCTGGTCGTGAGTTTTTATGGTATCATGTCCATCTTGGGCAATATTTTGTTGCCATCATTGTCAGACAAAATTGATCGCAAAAAAGCGTTTTTGATTGCTAGCTTCTTGTCAACCTTATCCCCCGTGCCGTTCATCGCGTTTGCCAATCGAGTGCCTTTGATGCTCTTGGCCATTTTCGTTCTGAGTCTAGGCCAAGGCATTGCGAGTATGTGCATGTTTGTGATACCGGGCGAATCGGTTCCACCTCGGTTCATCGCGACAGCGCAAGCGCTTCCGAATTTTGTCGGGGAGGTGGTCGGAGGGACAATTGGCTCCATCGTGGCTGGGTGGTTAGGTGACCACTTTGGTCTACGCGTGACGATGATCGTGGACATTGCAATTATTGGAATGACGTTTGTTTTGGGTCTCGGCTACAAGGAAACCGCGCTTGAGTTGAATCAGGCTTCGCATGAGCTCAACACAGCGCAGTAA